Sequence from the Mycobacterium florentinum genome:
CGGTCGCCGTGGAGCCCAGCCGCGACATCGCCGACCTGCCCGGCGCACGGGTAAATCTTGCCGGCGCCTCCGCCGCGCATATATCGGGCGGACCTGGTGTCGCGCAGGTCATCGACCGACTGGCCCTGGCCCGGTCGGCCGCATTGCTCGGCACCGCTTGGGGGGCTTACGAACTCACCCGTAAGTACGTGACCGAGCGTGAGCAGTTCGGGGCGCCGCTGGTGAAGATACCCGCCGTGTCGACCGCGTTGGCGCAGATGGCGGTGCGTACCAGGTTCGCCCAGTCGGCGCTCGACCGGGCAACGGCGGCATGCGCGGATGCTGGCACGCCCGAGCCGCACCGGTTCGGCGCGGTGTCGGCGGCTCGCATCACCGCGGCGACCGCGGCGACCCTGGTGGCACGGACCTCGCACCAACTGCACGGGGCGGTGGGCATCACCGCCGAGTACGACTTGCATCGCTACACCAGCAAGTTGTGGGCACTGCGGGACGCCGATCAGTCGGAATTCGCCTACAGCCGCCAACTCGGGGCGCGGGTGCGCGACGAAGGCGAAATTGAGCTTTGGGAAAGCATCTCGGCTTGACAAGCCGCGGCGCCGGCGAAACTTCAGGAGGCAAGCAATGACAGACACCGTCCTGGTCGATACGGCCGATCGCGTCATGGTGATCACGATCAACCGTCCGCAAGCCAAGAATGCGATCGACAGCTCGGTCGCCACCGGTATCGCCGCGGCGATCGACGAC
This genomic interval carries:
- a CDS encoding acyl-CoA dehydrogenase family protein; protein product: MSEFARELTDLIANVAADADDPGSVWGQVCELGLAGIGMPEDKGGSGGSLADLVVVVRELARAGLNTPIVEASTTSYAVDSVTGGEGYDTIVVVPELDVSSKAVTANFTQVPFADRAAGLVIVTTSSVVTVPLAGESVAVEPSRDIADLPGARVNLAGASAAHISGGPGVAQVIDRLALARSAALLGTAWGAYELTRKYVTEREQFGAPLVKIPAVSTALAQMAVRTRFAQSALDRATAACADAGTPEPHRFGAVSAARITAATAATLVARTSHQLHGAVGITAEYDLHRYTSKLWALRDADQSEFAYSRQLGARVRDEGEIELWESISA